The Longimicrobiaceae bacterium genomic sequence GAGGGGAAGGCGGGTCTTCATGGCGTCCTCCGTATGCGAGGCGTGTATCGTTCAGGGAGCGGGGCGCTCCACGTCGTCTTCACGCCTTTCCGGAAGGCAACCGCGGGGCCGCGCTCTCGCTTTTGCGCATCTTCTTTACGCGCATCGGCTTGGGTTTTCGGAGAGATGCGCCGACATGGGCGCGGTGACATCTCCGGAGGACAGAACGACGGATGTTCCGGACAAGCACGATCATCCGGATGATGGATCACGTCTCGCTACATCGGCCGAGCGACCACCACGAAAAGACCCGGCGCGCCGAAAGCTCGGTGCGCCGGGTCTTGTGCGGGACGGGAGATGCGGACGGGGATGATCGGCCGCGGCCTCCGCGGCTACATCCAGGGCTCGTCGGCCGAGGGGCCGTAGATGGACGGCACCTTCGCGCCCGCGATGCGCAGGTACACGGAGAGCTGGCCGCGATGGTGGATCTGGTCGTGCACCATGCCGTAGAGGAAGTCCAGCAGCGGGACGTCGCCCATCGTCTTGGGGCCGACGAACCACTTCACGGGTTCGGTCATCTTCTCGTCCGCGGCAGCCTGTACCAGCTCCACCACGCGCCCGTGCCGCTCGTCCAGCGCGTCGGCGATCTCCTGCACCGTGTCGGGCGCGGGCGGCATGGGCGGCGGCGGAGACGACCAGTCGAAGCCGGTGGTGAGCGCGCGCTCGGCCAGCCACTGCTCCAGCACGAACGTCCACACGAGCTGCTTTGCCGGGCTGCTCTTCTCCGCCGGCTTCAGGTCCAGCGCCTCGCTGGGATACTCGCGGAGCACGCGCATGGTGGTGCCGTGCTCGTGCCGGTAGAAGCGGAGGAACTGCTCCTTCGGGCTGAGCCCCTCGGTGGCCGAAGTGGGGAACAAGCTCGAGTCCATTGGCATCTCTCCCGTGGTGTCGTGGGCGAAAGGTGGTTCACGGCTCAGCGGATGAGGCCGAGGACGCCGTCCAGCTTCTGCTGGCCCGCCGGCGCGGGCACCGTGTCGCGCGGCGGAGTGGAGATGGCGGCGAGCGCGCCGCCGCCCTGCATCACCGTCCCGGGAGCGCGCTGGGCATGCAGGACGCGGGGATCGGGTGCGGTGGGCGACTGGCCACACGCGGCGAGGGCCCCGGCGAGCGCCAGGGCGGCGAAGCGGATGCGCATGCAAACCCCTCGGGTGATGGGGAGACCGGGGCTCTAGC encodes the following:
- a CDS encoding DinB family protein; protein product: MDSSLFPTSATEGLSPKEQFLRFYRHEHGTTMRVLREYPSEALDLKPAEKSSPAKQLVWTFVLEQWLAERALTTGFDWSSPPPPMPPAPDTVQEIADALDERHGRVVELVQAAADEKMTEPVKWFVGPKTMGDVPLLDFLYGMVHDQIHHRGQLSVYLRIAGAKVPSIYGPSADEPWM